One genomic window of Arachis stenosperma cultivar V10309 chromosome 10, arast.V10309.gnm1.PFL2, whole genome shotgun sequence includes the following:
- the LOC130954498 gene encoding short-chain dehydrogenase RED1, which yields MMDPREDINKPIVLITGCSEGGIGHALARAFAANKCAVVATSRSRSTMADLEHDTRFFLQELDVKSDDSVRRALDAVIAHFGRVDVLVNNAGVQCVGPLPEVPLSAIQSTYETNVFGALRMIQAVVPHMAKRKQGKIVNVGSVTAMASGPWSGAYTSSKAALHSLTDTLRLELSHFGIDVVNVVPGAIKSNIGNSAIASYDHMPEWDLFKPFEAAIRDRAYFSQKTKSTPNDEFAKHTVAAILKKKPPAWFSYGHYSTAMAIMYHLPLCVRDFILKKAMKC from the exons ATGATGGATCCCCGCGAAGACATCAACAAACCGATAGTACTCATCACGGGGTGCTCCGAGGGAGGCATAGGCCACGCGCTTGCACGCGCCTTCGCAGCCAACAAGTGCGCTGTCGTCGCCACCAGCAGGTCGCGCTCCACCATGGCGGACCTTGAGCACGACACCCGCTTCTTCCTTCAGGAGCTCGACGTCAAGTCCGACGACAGCGTCCGCCGTGCTCTCGACGCCGTCATTGCCCACTTCGGCCGTGTCGACGTTCTTGTCAACAATGCCGGCGTTCAGTGTGTGGGCCCTCTTCCCGAGGTTCCTCTCTCTGCGATTCAGAGCACCTACGAAACCAACGTCTTCG GTGCCTTGAGGATGATTCAGGCTGTTGTTCCTCATATGGCAAAGAGGAAACAGGGTAAGATTGTGAATGTTGGAAGCGTTACGGCTATGGCATCTGGACCTTGGTCTGGCGCATATACTTCGTCCAAAGCTGCCCTTCATTCTTTGACAGATACCCTAAG ATTGGAACTTAGCCATTTTGGAATTGATGTTGTCAATGTTGTCCCTGGAGCTATCAAGTCAAATATTGGAAATTCCGCCATAGCTAGCTACGATCACATGCCTGAGTGGGACTTATTCAAGCCTTTTGAAGCCGCAATTCGAGATAGAGCTTATTTTTCTCAGAAAACAAAGTCAACCCCCAATGATGAGTTTGCGAAACACACCGTGGCCGCTATCCTGAAGAAGAAGCCACCAGCGTGGTTCTCCTACGGCCATTACTCTACCGCAATGGCCATCATGTACCATTTGCCGCTGTGTGTTAGGGACTTTATTTTGAAGAAAGCGATGAAATGCTGA